In Gossypium raimondii isolate GPD5lz chromosome 12, ASM2569854v1, whole genome shotgun sequence, a single window of DNA contains:
- the LOC105764032 gene encoding protein NIM1-INTERACTING 1 produces the protein MEREKSKAYINGEDEEQEDEKMEEFFALIRNFKEARDRRRNELKQMETKTMKGENKVRRLNNNEQPSWVPSFEWADFNEEIEFRKPPIIYPTPNNGDDDNKKKQQQHDEEDDGLDLKLTL, from the coding sequence ATGGAAAGAGAGAAAAGTAAAGCTTACATTAACGGCGAAGATGAAGAACAAGAAGATGAGAAGATGGAGGAGTTCTTTGCCTTAATAAGGAATTTTAAAGAGGCACGTGATAGAAGAAGAAATGAGCTGAAACAAATGGAGACGAAGACGATGAAGGGGGAAAACAAGGTAAGGAGGCTAAACAACAATGAGCAACCGAGTTGGGTTCCGAGTTTTGAATGGGCTGATTTTAATGAAGAAATCGAGTTTCGAAAACCGCCTATTATTTACCCAACACCAAACAACGGCGACGATGACAATAAGAAAAAACAGCAACAACATGATGAGGAAGACGATGGTTTAGATCTTAAGCTCACCctttag
- the LOC105764031 gene encoding boron transporter 1, whose protein sequence is MEETFVPLRGIKNDLRGRLLCYKQDWTSGFKAGFRILAPTTYIFFASAIPVISFGEQLERNTDGVLTAVQTLASTAICGIIHSIIGGQPLLILGVAEPTVIMYTFMFDFVKDRSDLGRDRFLAWTGWVCVWTAGLLFLLSILGACSIINRFTRVAGELFGLLIAMLFMQQAIKGLVEEFRIPHNENPNLTQFIPSWRFANGMFALVLSFGLLFTALQSRKARSWRYGTGWLRSFIADYGVPLMVLIWTGVSYIPAGDVPKGIPRRLFSPNPWSPGAYENWTVIKDMLDVPLVYIIGAFIPATMIAVLYYFDHSVASQLAQQKEFNLRKPSCYHYDLLLLGFLTLLCGLIGVPPANGVIPQSPMHTKSLATLKHQLLRNRLVTTARKSISKNASLGQLYGNMQEAYQQMQTPLVYQEPSTRGLNELKESTVQAATCSGNIDAPLDETLFDIEKEIDDLLPVEVKEQRLSNLLQATMVGGCVAAMPILKKIPTSVLWGYFAFMAIESLPGNQFWERILLLFTAPSRRYKVLKQKHATFVETVPFKTIAIFTVFQTIYLLICFGLTWVPIAGVMFPLMIMLLVPVRQYLLPKFFKGAHLYDLDAAEYEEAPALPFNLATETELGHGASYEGEGEIFDEVITRSRGEFRHSSSPKITSSTSTPANYPRSHLSPCLSSSPHLGELRGERSPRARGNEPHSPMTAIGRSPLNPSPS, encoded by the exons ATGGAAGAGACCTTTGTGCCTCTCAGAGGTATCAAAAATGATCTCAGAGGAAGATTATTGTGTTACAAGCAAGACTGGACTAGTGGCTTTAAAGCAGGCTTCAg GATTCTAGCTCCCACCACTTACATTTTCTTTGCTTCTGCAATTCCTGTCATTTCATTTGGTGAACAACTTGAGAGAAATACAg ATGGAGTTCTCACAGCAGTTCAAACCTTAGCATCCACTGCAATTTGTGGGATCATACATTCAATAATAGGTGGTCAACCATTGTTAATACTAGGAGTTGCTGAACCAACTGTCATTATGTATACATTCATGTTTGACTTTGTTAAAGATAGATCGGACTTGGGCCGGGACCGGTTTCTAGCCTGGACTGGATG gGTGTGTGTATGGACTGCAGGGTTGCTGTTCTTACTATCAATCTTGGGAGCTTGTTCCATTATCAACCGGTTTACTCGTGTTGCCGGAGAATTGTTTGGTCTGCTTATAGCTATGTTGTTTATGCAGCAAGCTATCAAA GGCCTAGTGGAAGAGTTCCGAATTCCGCACAATGAAAATCCGAACTTGACACAGTTTATACCTTCATGGAGGTTTGCTAATGGCATGTTTGCTTTGGTACTGTCATTTGGCCTTCTTTTCACCGCGTTACAAAGCCGAAAAGCGAGGTCATGGCGCTATGGAACGGGTTGGCTTAGAAGCTTTATAGCAGACTATGGTGTACCACTTATGGTACTAATTTGGACAGGAGTCTCCTATATACCCGCCGGAGATGTTCCGAAAGGTATCCCACGTCGTCTCTTCAGTCCAAATCCTTGGTCCCCTGGCGCTTACGAAAATTGGACAGTCATCAAG GACATGCTGGATGTTCCGCTGGTCTACATAATCGGAGCCTTCATTCCAGCCACAATGATTGCAGTGCTTTATTACTTTGACCATAGTGTAGCATCTCAACTAGCTCAACAGAAAGAGTTTAATTTGAGAAAACCATCTTGTTATCATTATGATTTACTCCTTTTAGGATTCTTG ACATTGTTATGCGGTCTCATTGGCGTCCCTCCGGCAAATGGGGTCATTCCACAATCTCCAATGCATACCAAGAGCTTGGCTACTCTCAAGCACCAg CTGCTTCGTAACCGGCTGGTCACAACAGCACGAAAAAGCATAAGCAAGAATGCTAGTTTAGGACAATTGTATGGAAACATGCAAGAAGCCTATCAACAAATGCAGACTCCTTTAGTTTACCAAGAACCTTCAACTAGA GGACTAAATGAACTAAAAGAATCAACAGTTCAAGCTGCAACGTGTTCAGGCAACATCGATGCCCCACTGGACGAGACTTTATTCGATATCGAGAAAGAGATTGATGATTTATTGCCTGTCGAAGTAAAAGAACAGCGTCTAAGTAACTTGTTACAAGCTACCATGGTAGGCGGTTGTGTTGCAGCAATGCCTATACTTAAAAAGATCCCAACTTCGGTCCTATGGGGTTACTTTGCCTTCATGGCTATCGAAAGCTTACCGGGGAATCAATTTTGGGAAAGGATCTTATTGCTCTTCACGGCACCGAGTAGAAGATACAA AGTTCTTAAGCAGAAACATGCAACCTTTGTGGAGACTGTTCCATTCAAGACAATTGCGATATTCACCGTTTTTCaaactatttatttacttatatgtttcGGGTTAACTTGGGTACCGATAGCCGGCGTTATGTTTCCTTTGATGATCATGCTTTTAGTCCCAGTTAGACAATACTTGTTGCCCAAGTTTTTCAAAGGGGCACATCTTTACGATTTGGACGCCGCCGAGTATGAAGAGGCACCTGCTTTGCCATTTAATCTTGCCACA GAAACAGAGTTGGGACATGGAGCATCATATGAAGGGGAAGGTGAGATATTCGACGAAGTTATTACTCGAAGCCGAGGTGAATTCAGGCATTCATCCAGTCCTAAAATCACAAGCTCCACTTCTACACCAGCAAACTACCCTAGAAGCCATCTAAGCCCATGCCTCTCGTCCAGTCCACATCTCGGCGAACTAAGAGGAGAAAGAAGCCCTCGGGCAAGAGGAAATGAACCGCACAGTCCAATGACCGCAATAGGGAGGAGCCCTCTTAACCCGTCACCGAGTTAA